In Streptomyces sp. NBC_00704, a genomic segment contains:
- a CDS encoding molybdopterin-dependent oxidoreductase has product MNPEPSERPGRPEPPGRPERPRPSEPPGVSDASGGRGAPVGRRVFLGTLALGALGVIAAPPLQRGLEAFLAGAADKDPTGLTGLLPNGGGFRYYSVTSSVPHKNAADYRLTVDGLVDRPGVHTLDDLRAMPQTRMVRDVQCVTGWRVPGTPFEGVRLSALLDAAGVRPGAGAVRFTCFDGAYSESLTLEQARRPDVLVALRMQDKDLGHEHGGPVRLYVAPMYFYKSAKWLSGITVTKKVRPGYWEDRGYDVDAWVGRSNGRDDDPTS; this is encoded by the coding sequence GTGAACCCCGAACCGTCCGAGCGACCCGGACGACCCGAACCACCTGGACGCCCCGAACGACCGCGCCCGTCCGAACCGCCGGGCGTATCCGACGCGTCCGGTGGGCGCGGCGCGCCCGTGGGACGGCGGGTGTTCCTCGGCACGCTCGCCCTGGGCGCCCTCGGCGTGATCGCCGCGCCCCCGCTGCAACGCGGCCTGGAGGCCTTCCTGGCCGGCGCCGCCGACAAGGACCCCACCGGTCTCACCGGGCTGCTCCCCAACGGCGGCGGCTTCCGCTACTACTCGGTGACCTCGTCCGTGCCGCACAAGAACGCCGCGGACTACCGCCTCACCGTGGACGGACTGGTCGACCGGCCCGGCGTCCACACACTGGACGACCTGCGCGCGATGCCGCAGACCCGGATGGTCAGGGACGTCCAGTGCGTCACGGGCTGGCGGGTGCCCGGCACGCCCTTCGAGGGCGTACGGCTGTCCGCGCTGCTCGACGCGGCCGGCGTGCGGCCCGGAGCCGGCGCTGTCCGCTTCACCTGCTTCGACGGCGCCTACAGCGAGAGCCTCACCCTGGAGCAGGCGCGCCGCCCCGACGTCCTGGTCGCGCTGCGCATGCAGGACAAGGACCTCGGCCACGAGCACGGCGGCCCCGTCCGCCTCTATGTGGCGCCCATGTACTTCTACAAGTCCGCCAAGTGGCTCTCCGGCATCACCGTCACGAAGAAGGTGCGCCCCGGCTACTGGGAGGACCGCGGCTACGACGTCGACGCCTGGGTCGGCCGTTCGAACGGACGCGACGATGATCCTACGAGCTGA
- a CDS encoding DMT family transporter has product MSVLVLVLAVSAACCLGFGFVLQQNAAQRAPLGDFLSPRLLLDLMRVPRWLGGIGLMVAGMALGAVALGQGEISLVEPLLATNLLFALALSRHQTKQSLGRQGWAGLLLLAGGVTAFIVAGQPSGGSAVADPLRHWLIIGVMVGLALLLTAYAKRSRLSSGPVLLALAAGLLYGVQDALTRVSGQRFGAGGLGELFTGWQPYAVLALGVTGLVLVQSAFETAPLRMSLPALTAAQPLAGILCGVGFLGDRLHTDTGALAWEAAGLAAIVAGIVLLGLHPAMPRGTAPRERVPDFQPQ; this is encoded by the coding sequence GTGTCGGTACTGGTTCTGGTTCTCGCCGTGAGCGCCGCCTGCTGCCTGGGCTTCGGGTTCGTGCTCCAGCAGAACGCGGCCCAGAGGGCGCCGCTCGGCGACTTCCTCTCGCCGCGGCTGCTGCTCGACCTGATGAGGGTGCCGCGCTGGCTCGGCGGCATCGGCCTGATGGTGGCGGGCATGGCGCTGGGCGCGGTCGCGCTCGGCCAGGGCGAGATCTCCCTGGTGGAACCGCTGCTCGCGACGAACCTGCTCTTCGCCCTCGCGCTCTCCCGCCACCAGACGAAGCAGTCGCTCGGCCGTCAGGGCTGGGCCGGTCTGCTCCTGCTCGCGGGCGGGGTGACCGCCTTCATCGTGGCGGGCCAGCCGAGCGGCGGCAGCGCGGTCGCGGACCCGCTGCGGCACTGGCTGATCATCGGGGTGATGGTGGGTCTCGCGCTGCTGCTGACGGCGTACGCCAAGCGCTCGCGGCTGAGTTCGGGCCCGGTCCTGCTCGCCCTGGCGGCGGGTCTGCTCTACGGCGTCCAGGACGCCCTGACCAGGGTCAGCGGACAGCGTTTCGGCGCGGGCGGCCTCGGTGAGCTGTTCACCGGCTGGCAGCCGTACGCGGTGCTCGCGCTCGGCGTGACCGGACTCGTGCTGGTCCAGAGCGCGTTCGAGACGGCGCCGCTGCGGATGTCGCTGCCCGCGCTGACGGCGGCGCAGCCGCTGGCGGGGATTCTCTGCGGCGTGGGCTTCCTCGGCGACCGGCTGCACACCGACACCGGCGCGCTGGCCTGGGAGGCGGCGGGACTCGCGGCGATCGTCGCGGGCATCGTCCTGCTGGGCCTGCACCCGGCGATGCCCCGCGGCACGGCGCCCCGCGAGCGGGTGCCGGACTTCCAGCCGCAGTGA
- a CDS encoding NUDIX hydrolase: protein MSAADEILDVVDENDLVVGRFPRGRVYAEGLRHRCVFIQARDAGGRLFVHRRTATKLVFPSLYDMFVGGVVGAGETYDDAALREAEEELGVSGLPRPRFLFKFLYDGGSAGSWWSAVYEVRCDLPLRPQVEEVAWHAFLPEEEVERRLPVWEWVPDGLAAYRRLKEFRAAG from the coding sequence ATGAGCGCTGCTGACGAGATCCTCGACGTCGTCGACGAGAACGACCTGGTGGTGGGGCGGTTTCCCAGAGGGCGTGTGTATGCCGAAGGGCTGCGCCACCGCTGCGTCTTCATCCAGGCCCGGGACGCCGGCGGCCGGCTGTTCGTGCACCGGCGGACCGCGACCAAACTGGTCTTCCCGTCCCTGTACGACATGTTCGTCGGCGGTGTGGTCGGCGCGGGCGAGACCTACGACGACGCCGCCCTGCGCGAGGCCGAGGAGGAGCTGGGAGTGAGCGGTCTGCCCCGGCCCCGGTTCCTCTTCAAGTTCCTCTACGACGGCGGGTCCGCCGGGAGCTGGTGGTCGGCCGTCTACGAGGTCCGCTGCGACCTGCCGTTGCGTCCCCAGGTGGAGGAGGTGGCCTGGCACGCGTTCCTGCCGGAGGAGGAGGTGGAGCGCCGTCTGCCCGTGTGGGAGTGGGTCCCGGACGGGCTGGCCGCGTACCGCCGGCTGAAGGAGTTCCGGGCGGCGGGCTGA
- a CDS encoding YidH family protein, which produces MIEFVRNVRLWFAPEQVREEGSTPDYRFSLANERTFLAWLRTAMALIGGGFAVDQFLPDLRWGWRVGLALALLGAGVLCSLRAVNHWMRCERAMRRGEDLPASRFPALLGVVVAVVALAMVVVVLAGWDG; this is translated from the coding sequence GTGATCGAGTTCGTGCGGAACGTCCGGCTGTGGTTCGCGCCCGAGCAGGTCCGGGAGGAGGGCAGCACGCCCGACTACCGGTTCTCGCTGGCCAACGAGCGCACGTTCCTGGCCTGGCTGCGCACCGCGATGGCGCTGATCGGCGGCGGTTTCGCCGTGGACCAGTTCCTGCCGGACCTGCGCTGGGGCTGGCGGGTCGGGCTGGCGCTGGCCCTGCTCGGGGCGGGCGTGCTGTGCTCGTTGCGCGCGGTGAACCACTGGATGCGCTGCGAGCGGGCGATGCGCCGGGGCGAGGACCTGCCGGCGTCCCGCTTCCCGGCGCTGCTGGGCGTGGTGGTCGCGGTGGTGGCCCTGGCGATGGTCGTCGTGGTGCTGGCGGGGTGGGACGGGTGA
- a CDS encoding DUF202 domain-containing protein has protein sequence MSGRTPSPRDPGLQPERTRLAWRRTTLASTVTAVLAVKAALNGTGGTSASGVVACALACGLWLAFLLLAHRRIRSLAATARPRALAPRHAASVVLCTIATAACALALVVC, from the coding sequence GTGAGCGGCCGCACGCCGTCCCCGCGCGATCCCGGACTGCAACCCGAGCGGACCCGGCTGGCCTGGCGGCGCACGACGCTGGCGAGCACCGTCACCGCCGTGCTGGCCGTGAAGGCCGCGCTGAACGGCACGGGCGGGACGTCCGCGTCCGGGGTCGTCGCCTGCGCGCTGGCTTGCGGTCTGTGGCTGGCCTTCCTGCTGCTCGCCCACCGGCGGATCCGGTCCCTCGCGGCCACGGCGCGTCCGCGGGCGCTGGCGCCGCGGCACGCCGCGTCGGTGGTGCTGTGCACCATCGCCACGGCGGCGTGCGCCCTGGCCCTGGTCGTCTGCTAG
- a CDS encoding NADP-dependent oxidoreductase translates to MKAISYSRYGGPETLVYGDVREPKIGPDSVLVKVRAAAVNPVDWKCREGYLDPMIDAVFPVVPGWDVSGVVVRLGVSVAEYAVGDEVIGYVREDFLSRGTFAEYVAAPVRTLARKPRNLTWEEAAGLPLTGLTAYQVLTKALQVKRGETVLVHAAAGGVGSIAVQLARHLGARVIGTASEANHDFVRSLGGEPVVYGEGLAERVRGLAPEGVDAAFDTIGGDTLKVSANLLAPEGRLASIADGDVVGYGGRYCWVRPDAEDLTRLAELAEQGVVSVHVSETFPLEQAARAHRLSEEGRTRGKIVVTVPWADDAAERGAGASAG, encoded by the coding sequence ATGAAGGCCATCAGCTACTCGCGCTACGGCGGCCCCGAGACCCTCGTGTACGGGGACGTCCGTGAGCCCAAGATCGGTCCCGACTCGGTGCTGGTGAAGGTCCGGGCGGCGGCCGTGAACCCCGTCGACTGGAAGTGCCGCGAGGGATACCTGGACCCGATGATCGACGCCGTCTTCCCGGTGGTCCCCGGCTGGGACGTCTCCGGGGTCGTCGTCCGGCTGGGCGTGTCCGTCGCGGAGTACGCCGTCGGCGACGAGGTCATCGGCTACGTCCGCGAGGACTTCCTGTCGCGCGGCACCTTCGCCGAGTACGTGGCCGCGCCGGTGCGCACCCTCGCCCGTAAGCCGCGCAACCTCACCTGGGAGGAGGCGGCGGGCCTGCCGCTGACCGGCCTCACCGCCTACCAGGTGCTGACCAAGGCCCTCCAGGTGAAGCGCGGCGAGACCGTCCTGGTCCACGCGGCGGCCGGCGGGGTCGGCTCCATCGCCGTGCAGCTCGCCCGCCACCTGGGCGCCCGGGTGATCGGCACGGCCAGCGAGGCCAACCACGACTTCGTGCGCTCCCTGGGCGGCGAGCCGGTCGTCTACGGCGAGGGACTGGCCGAGCGGGTGCGCGGGCTGGCCCCCGAGGGGGTCGACGCGGCGTTCGACACGATCGGCGGCGACACCCTGAAGGTCTCCGCCAACCTGCTGGCCCCGGAGGGACGCCTGGCGTCGATCGCCGACGGCGACGTCGTGGGCTACGGCGGCCGCTACTGCTGGGTCCGGCCCGACGCGGAGGACCTCACCCGACTGGCGGAACTGGCCGAACAGGGCGTCGTCAGCGTGCACGTCTCCGAGACGTTCCCGCTGGAGCAGGCGGCGCGGGCGCACCGGTTGAGCGAGGAGGGCCGCACCCGCGGCAAGATCGTCGTCACGGTGCCGTGGGCCGACGACGCCGCCGAGCGCGGTGCGGGGGCGTCCGCCGGGTAG
- a CDS encoding phosphotransferase family protein: MSPDHPPGLDLDRLRALLERERPGLVHGPLTGRLIEGGRSNLTYAVSDGEGDWVVRRPPLGHVLATAHDMRREHRVISALHPTSVPVPRPVLLCEDEQVLGAPFYVMEFVEGTPYRTADELVPLGERRTRDAILSLVDTLVELHAVDPAAVGLADFGRPEGFLDRQLRRWGKQLDASRSRDLAGVDELHAALGRELPHSPAPAVVHGDYRLDNVLIGPDDTIRAILDWEMSTLGDPLTDLGLLVMYSVPLTLPDSPISTTASAPGHPSPAELVERYAARSGRDVSAVSWYTAFAWFKLAVILEGIHYRYTLGQTVGRGFDRIGELVPVFIEHGLTTLQEG, from the coding sequence ATGAGCCCCGACCACCCGCCCGGACTCGACCTCGACCGGCTGCGCGCCCTGCTGGAGCGCGAGCGTCCCGGTCTGGTCCACGGCCCCCTGACCGGCCGGCTGATCGAGGGCGGGCGGTCGAACCTCACCTACGCGGTCTCCGACGGCGAGGGCGACTGGGTCGTCCGGCGGCCTCCGCTCGGGCACGTGCTGGCCACCGCGCACGACATGCGGCGCGAGCACCGGGTGATCAGCGCGCTGCACCCGACGAGCGTGCCGGTGCCGCGGCCGGTGCTGCTGTGCGAGGACGAGCAGGTGCTCGGGGCGCCCTTCTACGTCATGGAGTTCGTCGAGGGCACCCCGTACCGGACGGCCGACGAACTCGTCCCGCTGGGCGAGCGGCGCACCCGGGACGCGATCCTGTCGCTGGTGGACACCTTGGTGGAGCTGCACGCGGTGGATCCGGCCGCCGTGGGCCTGGCCGACTTCGGCCGCCCCGAGGGCTTCCTCGACCGGCAGCTGCGCCGCTGGGGCAAGCAGCTGGACGCCTCCCGCAGCCGTGACCTGGCCGGGGTCGACGAGCTGCACGCGGCTCTCGGCCGCGAGCTGCCGCACTCCCCCGCGCCCGCCGTCGTGCACGGCGACTACCGGCTCGACAACGTGCTGATCGGCCCGGACGACACCATCCGGGCCATCCTCGACTGGGAGATGTCGACGCTCGGCGATCCGCTGACCGACCTCGGCCTGCTGGTGATGTACAGCGTGCCGCTCACGCTGCCGGACTCCCCGATCTCCACGACGGCCTCCGCCCCCGGCCACCCGTCGCCCGCCGAGCTGGTCGAACGGTACGCGGCCCGCTCCGGGCGGGACGTCTCGGCGGTCTCCTGGTACACGGCGTTCGCCTGGTTCAAGCTCGCCGTGATCCTGGAGGGCATCCACTACCGGTACACGCTGGGCCAGACGGTCGGACGCGGCTTCGACCGCATCGGCGAGCTCGTCCCCGTCTTCATCGAACACGGACTGACCACTCTCCAGGAAGGCTGA
- a CDS encoding acyl-CoA dehydrogenase family protein yields MDFTFDARTEELRARLLAFMDEYVYPAEAVAEEQRAALASPWDTPAVVGELKAQARRQGLWNLFLPDAEHGAGLTNLQYAPLAEITGRSPHLAPTALNCAAPDTGNMEVLAQFADEAQKKQWLEPLLAGEIRSAFAMTEPEVASSDATNITTLIQREGDEYVVTGRKWYISGAMNPDCKIFIVMGKTDPGGADVRRQQSMVLVPRDTPGVTVRRAMKVFGYEDHSHGGHAEVVFDHARVPVTNLIGEEGGGFAIAQARLGPGRIHHCMRLIGMAERAIELMCRRAVARDAFGKALAQQGVVHNWIADARVTVEQLRLLVLKTAWMMDTVGNRGAHTEIQAIKIATPRAVVDIIDRAIQLHGAGGVSQDFPLAELYASARTLMIADGPDEVHQRSLARRELKKYL; encoded by the coding sequence ATGGACTTCACGTTCGACGCCCGTACCGAGGAACTCCGCGCCCGGCTGCTCGCCTTCATGGACGAGTACGTCTACCCGGCCGAGGCCGTGGCGGAGGAGCAGCGGGCGGCGCTGGCCTCGCCCTGGGACACCCCGGCGGTGGTCGGGGAGCTGAAGGCGCAGGCGCGCAGGCAGGGCCTGTGGAACCTGTTCCTGCCCGACGCGGAGCACGGGGCCGGGCTGACGAACCTCCAGTACGCGCCGCTGGCCGAGATCACCGGCCGTTCCCCGCACCTGGCGCCGACGGCCCTGAACTGCGCCGCGCCCGACACCGGGAACATGGAGGTGCTCGCGCAGTTCGCGGACGAGGCGCAGAAGAAGCAGTGGCTGGAGCCGCTGCTCGCCGGGGAGATCCGGTCGGCGTTCGCGATGACCGAGCCGGAGGTGGCCTCCTCCGACGCCACCAACATCACCACGCTCATTCAGCGGGAGGGCGACGAGTACGTCGTCACGGGGCGCAAGTGGTACATCTCCGGGGCGATGAACCCGGACTGCAAGATCTTCATCGTGATGGGCAAGACGGACCCGGGCGGCGCCGACGTCCGCCGCCAGCAGTCCATGGTGCTCGTGCCGCGCGACACCCCGGGCGTCACCGTGCGCCGGGCCATGAAGGTGTTCGGCTACGAGGACCACTCCCACGGCGGCCACGCCGAGGTGGTCTTCGACCACGCGCGCGTGCCGGTGACGAACCTGATCGGCGAGGAGGGCGGCGGTTTCGCCATCGCCCAGGCCCGGCTCGGCCCCGGCCGCATCCACCACTGCATGCGGCTGATCGGCATGGCCGAGCGGGCGATCGAGCTGATGTGCCGCCGGGCCGTCGCCCGCGACGCCTTCGGCAAGGCGCTGGCCCAGCAGGGCGTGGTCCACAACTGGATCGCGGACGCCCGGGTGACGGTGGAGCAGCTGCGGCTGCTGGTGCTGAAGACCGCCTGGATGATGGACACCGTCGGCAACCGGGGCGCGCACACGGAGATCCAGGCCATCAAGATCGCGACGCCTCGCGCGGTCGTCGACATCATCGACCGGGCGATCCAGCTGCACGGCGCGGGCGGCGTCAGCCAGGACTTCCCGCTGGCGGAGCTGTACGCGAGCGCGCGCACGCTGATGATCGCGGACGGTCCGGACGAGGTCCACCAGCGGTCGCTGGCGCGCCGGGAGCTGAAGAAGTACCTCTAG
- a CDS encoding TetR/AcrR family transcriptional regulator, with protein MPRTTEGDGTPVPQRLLAAATRLFAEQGYDRTSVQEIVEAAGVTKGALYHYFGSKDDLLHEVYARVLRVQQERLDAFADADEPIEKRLRGAAADVVVTTIENLDDAMIFFRSMHHLGPEKNKQVRAERRRYHERFRALVEEGQRTGVFSTATPADLVVDYHFGSVHHLSTWYRPDGPMGAQEVADHLADLLLRALRP; from the coding sequence GTGCCCAGGACCACGGAGGGCGACGGGACGCCCGTGCCGCAGCGGCTGCTCGCCGCCGCCACCCGGCTCTTCGCCGAGCAGGGCTACGACCGCACCTCGGTGCAGGAGATCGTCGAGGCGGCGGGCGTCACCAAGGGGGCGCTGTACCACTACTTCGGCTCCAAGGACGACCTGCTGCACGAGGTCTACGCGCGCGTGCTGCGCGTCCAGCAGGAGCGCCTCGACGCGTTCGCGGACGCCGACGAGCCGATCGAGAAGCGGCTGCGGGGCGCGGCCGCGGACGTCGTCGTCACGACGATCGAGAACCTCGACGACGCGATGATCTTCTTCCGCTCGATGCACCACCTCGGCCCCGAGAAGAACAAGCAGGTGCGCGCCGAGCGGCGGCGTTACCACGAACGCTTCCGCGCCCTGGTCGAGGAGGGCCAGCGCACCGGCGTGTTCTCCACGGCGACCCCGGCCGACCTGGTCGTGGACTACCACTTCGGGTCCGTCCACCACCTGTCGACCTGGTACCGCCCGGACGGCCCGATGGGCGCGCAGGAGGTCGCCGACCACCTCGCCGACCTGCTGCTGCGGGCACTGCGGCCGTAG
- a CDS encoding class I adenylate-forming enzyme family protein, which produces MTQPASRYAAKPWLALLDDAQRAPIEPADSAVHAFRRSVAEAPDRAFLAYFDGRLSYREADELSDSVAGHLAARGLAPGDRVAVVLQNSPLFVLALLGAWKAGATVVPVNPMYKSGEVAHVLRDGEVAALVCSDRAWETYLRDTAADSPVRIVLTGCELDFQTRGDARVLAFERLPQAPDADDLTAVARAGHKAPEGRDAAPDDIALISYTSGTSGAPKGATNTHGNIMHNAERQRTGLHLPDAPVYYALAPLFHITGMVCQLVACLNSAGTLVLTYRFDAGVVLEAFAEHRPHYTVGPSTAFMALAAHPSCTRDHFASFAHISSGGAPLPPALVEKFRAGFGPYIRNGYGLTECTAPCASVPPGREAPVDPASGTLAVGVPGPDTVVRILDDQGAEAPFGEQGEIVVRGPQVVPGYWRRPEATAETFPDGELRTGDIGFMDEQGWLYVVDRKKDMINASGFKVWPREVEDVLYTHPAVREAAVVGVPDGYRGETVKAYISLRPGADADAGTLAAYCKDRLAAYKYPRQVEILPDLPKTASGKILRRELRSRAHDGQ; this is translated from the coding sequence ATGACCCAGCCCGCCTCCCGGTACGCGGCCAAGCCCTGGCTGGCCCTCCTCGACGACGCCCAGCGCGCCCCGATCGAGCCCGCCGACTCCGCGGTGCACGCCTTCCGCAGGTCCGTGGCCGAGGCCCCCGACCGCGCCTTCCTCGCCTACTTCGACGGCCGGCTCAGCTACCGCGAGGCCGACGAGCTCAGCGACTCCGTCGCCGGCCACCTCGCCGCCCGCGGTCTGGCGCCCGGCGACCGGGTCGCCGTCGTGCTGCAGAACTCCCCGCTCTTCGTCCTCGCCCTGCTCGGCGCGTGGAAGGCCGGCGCGACGGTCGTCCCGGTGAACCCCATGTACAAGAGCGGGGAGGTCGCCCACGTCCTGCGGGACGGCGAGGTCGCGGCGCTGGTCTGCTCCGACCGCGCGTGGGAGACGTATCTGCGCGACACCGCCGCCGACTCGCCCGTGCGGATCGTCCTCACCGGCTGCGAGCTGGACTTCCAGACGCGGGGCGACGCGCGCGTGCTCGCCTTCGAACGCCTCCCGCAGGCCCCCGACGCCGACGACCTCACCGCCGTCGCCCGCGCCGGCCACAAGGCGCCCGAGGGCCGCGACGCCGCCCCCGACGACATCGCGCTGATCAGCTACACCTCCGGCACGAGCGGAGCCCCCAAGGGCGCCACCAACACGCACGGCAACATCATGCACAACGCCGAGCGCCAGCGCACCGGGCTGCACCTGCCGGACGCGCCCGTCTACTACGCGCTCGCGCCCCTGTTCCACATCACCGGCATGGTCTGCCAGCTCGTGGCCTGTCTCAACAGCGCGGGCACCCTCGTCCTCACCTACCGCTTCGACGCGGGCGTGGTGCTGGAGGCGTTCGCCGAGCACCGGCCGCACTACACAGTGGGCCCCTCCACCGCCTTCATGGCGCTGGCCGCCCACCCGTCCTGCACCCGCGACCACTTCGCGTCCTTCGCGCACATCTCCTCGGGCGGCGCACCGCTCCCGCCGGCCCTGGTGGAGAAGTTCCGGGCCGGCTTCGGCCCCTACATCCGCAACGGCTACGGCCTCACCGAGTGCACCGCGCCCTGCGCCTCGGTGCCGCCCGGCCGGGAGGCGCCGGTCGACCCGGCCTCCGGGACCCTCGCCGTGGGAGTGCCCGGCCCCGACACCGTCGTGCGCATCCTCGACGACCAGGGGGCGGAGGCGCCCTTCGGCGAACAGGGCGAGATCGTCGTCCGGGGCCCGCAGGTCGTGCCCGGGTACTGGCGGCGGCCCGAGGCCACCGCCGAGACCTTCCCCGACGGCGAGCTGCGCACCGGCGACATCGGCTTCATGGACGAACAGGGCTGGCTGTACGTCGTCGACCGCAAGAAGGACATGATCAACGCGTCCGGGTTCAAGGTCTGGCCGCGCGAGGTCGAGGACGTGCTGTACACGCATCCGGCGGTGCGCGAGGCCGCCGTCGTCGGCGTGCCGGACGGCTACCGCGGCGAGACCGTCAAGGCCTACATCAGCCTGCGTCCCGGCGCCGACGCGGATGCCGGTACGCTCGCGGCCTACTGCAAGGACAGGCTGGCGGCGTACAAGTATCCGCGTCAGGTGGAGATCCTGCCGGACCTGCCCAAGACGGCGAGTGGCAAGATCCTCCGTCGGGAACTGCGTTCCCGCGCACACGACGGCCAGTGA
- a CDS encoding SDR family oxidoreductase, whose amino-acid sequence MVEAVQDAAVVVTGAGGGIGAALARRFAAEGARVVVNDLDAGRAEAVAAEIGGIAVPGDASTIVDRAREALGGVVDVYCANAGVASGGAESADEAVWAQAWDVNVMAHVRAAHALLPHWLERGRGRFVSTVSAAGLLTMIGAAPYSVTKHGAYAFAEWLSLTYRHRGVQVHAICPQGVRTDMLAATGSAGDLVLKPTAIDPRDVADALFDGIAEDRFLILPHPEVAGYYRTRAAEPDRWLTNMNHLQQKWETAE is encoded by the coding sequence ATGGTGGAAGCCGTGCAGGATGCCGCAGTGGTCGTGACCGGAGCGGGAGGCGGCATCGGGGCCGCACTGGCCCGCCGCTTCGCCGCCGAGGGCGCGCGGGTCGTCGTCAACGACCTGGACGCCGGGCGGGCCGAGGCGGTGGCCGCCGAGATCGGCGGCATCGCGGTGCCCGGCGACGCCTCCACGATCGTCGACCGGGCCCGCGAGGCGCTCGGCGGCGTCGTCGACGTGTACTGCGCCAACGCCGGGGTCGCCTCGGGCGGCGCCGAGTCCGCCGACGAGGCCGTGTGGGCGCAGGCCTGGGACGTCAACGTCATGGCCCATGTCCGCGCGGCCCACGCGCTGCTGCCGCACTGGCTGGAGCGCGGCCGCGGCCGGTTCGTCTCGACCGTCTCCGCCGCCGGGCTGCTCACCATGATCGGCGCGGCCCCCTACAGCGTCACCAAGCACGGCGCGTACGCCTTCGCCGAATGGCTGTCGCTCACCTACCGCCACCGCGGCGTCCAGGTCCACGCGATCTGCCCCCAGGGCGTGCGCACCGACATGCTGGCCGCCACCGGCAGCGCGGGCGACCTGGTGCTCAAGCCCACCGCGATCGACCCCCGGGACGTCGCGGACGCCCTGTTCGACGGCATCGCGGAGGACCGCTTCCTGATCCTGCCGCACCCCGAGGTCGCCGGGTACTACCGGACGCGCGCCGCGGAACCCGACCGCTGGCTGACCAACATGAACCACCTCCAGCAGAAGTGGGAGACCGCAGAATGA